One window from the genome of Salisaeta longa DSM 21114 encodes:
- a CDS encoding cytochrome C oxidase subunit IV family protein, whose translation MAHAGDDHSHHIIPLKTLLSVFGGLIVLTILTVAVAQVDLGPLNIPVAIGIAAAKATLVVMFFMALKYDKPVNTLTFVMSTVFVVVFLAITLMDTAFRGDLTNTTPTTIVQEEKRLKELEARDPGAENLKVAPADYPPGSNKGAQLP comes from the coding sequence ATGGCACACGCAGGCGACGACCACAGCCACCACATTATTCCCCTGAAGACGCTCCTAAGCGTTTTTGGGGGGCTCATCGTGCTTACCATCCTTACGGTTGCCGTGGCGCAGGTAGACCTTGGGCCGCTGAACATTCCGGTGGCTATTGGCATTGCGGCTGCCAAGGCTACGCTGGTCGTCATGTTCTTCATGGCGCTCAAGTACGACAAGCCGGTGAACACGCTCACGTTCGTCATGAGCACGGTGTTCGTCGTGGTGTTTTTGGCCATTACCCTCATGGACACCGCGTTTCGGGGCGACCTGACCAACACCACCCCAACGACGATCGTGCAGGAGGAAAAGCGTCTGAAGGAGCTTGAAGCCCGCGATCCAGGTGCCGAGAATCTGAAGGTTGCCCCTGCCGACTACCCGCCGGGAAGCAATAAGGGGGCTCAGCTTCCGTAA
- a CDS encoding cytochrome c oxidase subunit 3 family protein: MATETAPATTSAGDVHAHQHPPHLEHHFVSSEQQFDSAKLGMWIFLATEILLFSGMFVAYAVFRQWHPDAFLAASNALNWVMGGTNTVVLLTSSLTVALSIHFAQKEEQRKMVWSLLATLVLAGVFLVIKYFEYTAKFEHGVYPGSFFDPHGAHYAYLADIPFAAQFFSIYFVMTGIHGVHVLIGMALIGWIAWRANRGDFSSEWYTPVELTGLYWHLVDIIWIFLFPLLYLI; the protein is encoded by the coding sequence ATGGCAACCGAGACGGCCCCTGCAACAACATCGGCGGGCGACGTTCATGCGCACCAGCACCCGCCGCATCTGGAGCACCATTTCGTATCGTCCGAGCAGCAGTTTGACTCGGCAAAGCTAGGCATGTGGATCTTCCTGGCAACCGAGATCCTGCTGTTTAGCGGGATGTTTGTTGCCTACGCGGTCTTCCGGCAGTGGCATCCCGATGCTTTCCTGGCTGCTAGTAATGCCCTGAACTGGGTTATGGGCGGCACAAACACGGTGGTCTTGCTTACCTCGTCGCTCACGGTCGCGCTCTCAATCCACTTCGCGCAAAAGGAAGAGCAGCGAAAGATGGTGTGGAGCCTGCTGGCAACGCTCGTTCTGGCCGGTGTCTTCTTGGTGATCAAGTATTTCGAGTATACGGCCAAGTTTGAGCACGGCGTGTATCCCGGCAGCTTCTTTGACCCACACGGCGCCCACTATGCCTACCTGGCTGACATTCCATTTGCGGCGCAATTCTTTAGCATCTACTTCGTGATGACGGGCATCCACGGCGTACACGTCCTCATCGGCATGGCCCTCATCGGGTGGATCGCGTGGCGCGCCAACCGAGGGGACTTCAGCAGCGAATGGTACACCCCGGTGGAGCTCACCGGCCTGTACTGGCACCTGGTCGACATCATCTGGATCTTCCTGTTTCCGCTGCTCTATCTCATTTAG
- the ctaD gene encoding cytochrome c oxidase subunit I, which translates to MDKAVQAAGAHASDVNYLNHETGLWSWLSTKDHKRIGIMYAISLALVFLIAGILALLVRAELIGPGQTIMDAQTYNEAFTMHGILMVFLFLVPSIPAILGNFVLPIQLGAKDVAFPKLNLASWYVYMVGAVFTMLALVYGGVDTGWTFYTPYSASTGGGVLWMTAAIFVTGFASIFTGINFIVTIHKMRAPGMTWNRLPLFVWGMYATSIVQVLATPVIGITMILLILERTLGIGIFDPALGGDPVLFQHFFWFYSHPAVYIMILPAFGILSELIATFSRQRIFGYRAIALSSVAIAMLGFLVWGHHMFVSGQSAVAAIVFSLITYLIGIPSGIKVFNWVGTMYKGSIWLQTPMLYALSFLFLFTIGGFTGIMVGVLAVDVHLHDTYYVVGHFHYVMMGGSVIALLGGMHYWWPKITGRMYNETLAKIAAVLIFVGFNVTFFTQLVMGAQGMPRRYYDYVDKFTQLHQISTVGSWILAAGLFLVLGYGIWSLFNGEKAPANPWGAATLEWTNVSSPPDPHNFKRTPLVTRGPYDFHLADEVFGGDGSAGDGSGDVRMPEPAPAAPEPADGDK; encoded by the coding sequence ATGGATAAAGCAGTACAGGCGGCCGGAGCGCACGCCTCCGATGTTAACTATCTGAACCATGAGACCGGCCTCTGGTCGTGGCTGTCTACGAAAGACCACAAGCGCATTGGCATCATGTATGCCATCTCGCTTGCGCTGGTCTTTCTTATTGCAGGTATTTTGGCGCTGCTCGTGCGCGCTGAACTCATCGGGCCGGGGCAAACCATCATGGATGCCCAGACCTACAATGAGGCCTTTACGATGCACGGCATCCTGATGGTGTTTTTGTTTTTGGTGCCGTCCATTCCGGCTATCTTGGGCAACTTTGTGCTTCCGATTCAGCTAGGGGCCAAAGACGTTGCCTTCCCGAAGCTCAATTTAGCGAGCTGGTACGTGTACATGGTAGGCGCTGTGTTTACGATGCTGGCTCTGGTCTACGGCGGCGTTGACACCGGCTGGACGTTTTATACGCCGTACTCGGCCTCTACGGGGGGCGGCGTTTTATGGATGACGGCGGCCATCTTTGTGACGGGATTCGCCTCCATCTTTACGGGAATCAACTTTATTGTGACCATTCATAAGATGCGGGCGCCGGGGATGACCTGGAATCGCCTGCCGCTCTTTGTGTGGGGCATGTACGCCACGAGCATTGTGCAGGTCTTGGCTACGCCGGTGATTGGCATCACCATGATTCTGCTGATTCTGGAGCGGACGCTGGGTATTGGTATCTTTGATCCGGCCCTTGGCGGCGATCCGGTGCTGTTCCAGCACTTCTTCTGGTTCTACAGCCACCCGGCCGTGTACATCATGATCTTGCCGGCCTTTGGCATCTTGAGCGAGCTGATTGCAACGTTTAGCCGGCAGCGCATCTTTGGGTACCGTGCCATTGCGCTCTCCTCGGTGGCCATTGCCATGCTGGGCTTCTTGGTGTGGGGGCATCACATGTTCGTGAGCGGGCAGTCGGCCGTGGCCGCCATTGTCTTTTCGCTCATTACCTACCTGATTGGCATTCCCTCCGGCATCAAGGTGTTCAACTGGGTCGGCACGATGTACAAAGGCTCTATCTGGCTGCAAACGCCTATGTTGTATGCCTTGAGCTTCCTGTTCCTGTTCACCATTGGCGGCTTTACCGGCATTATGGTGGGGGTGCTGGCGGTTGATGTCCACCTGCACGACACGTACTACGTCGTCGGCCACTTTCACTACGTGATGATGGGTGGTTCGGTGATTGCCCTGCTGGGCGGCATGCACTACTGGTGGCCCAAGATTACCGGACGGATGTACAACGAGACGCTTGCCAAAATTGCAGCGGTGCTCATCTTTGTAGGCTTCAACGTGACGTTCTTTACGCAGCTCGTGATGGGCGCGCAGGGCATGCCGCGACGCTACTACGACTACGTAGACAAGTTTACGCAGCTGCATCAGATTTCGACGGTGGGCTCGTGGATCTTGGCCGCCGGGTTGTTCCTGGTGCTGGGTTACGGCATCTGGTCGCTCTTTAACGGGGAGAAGGCGCCGGCGAATCCGTGGGGCGCTGCCACGCTGGAGTGGACGAATGTGAGTTCGCCGCCCGATCCGCACAACTTCAAGCGCACCCCGCTGGTTACGCGCGGCCCGTACGACTTCCACCTGGCGGACGAAGTTTTTGGTGGCGACGGGAGCGCGGGCGACGGAAGTGGCGATGTGCGGATGCCTGAGCCAGCGCCGGCCGCCCCTGAGCCTGCCGACGGCGATAAGTAA
- the coxB gene encoding cytochrome c oxidase subunit II, translating into MGDYGSFWLPEQASTFASQVDSLFQFVTWTSLVIFVGVIAAMLYFVVRYRRRSADERPEMVEESKIVEISWVVIPTILVLIVFTWGFKSYVNMYTAPPNAYNIKVTAWSWKWRFEYPNGTQVMDTLIVPANRPVKLTMSSQDVIHSFFVPAFRVKHDVLPNRYTSLWFEATKQTGESGFYNLFCTEYCGTGHSAMIGGVKVLSQENFQKWLESGGGNYDEMPLPEYGEVLYTQQGCQTCHSVDGAPKVGPTWKGLYGKDNHEMADGTTLEADANYLRESILNPGAKIVAGYNNIMPASYGGLSERQLTALIEYMKTLSDKEVSTTTASLAR; encoded by the coding sequence ATGGGCGATTACGGCTCATTTTGGCTGCCCGAACAGGCCTCCACCTTCGCAAGTCAGGTGGATAGCCTCTTCCAATTCGTTACGTGGACGAGTCTTGTCATCTTTGTGGGCGTGATAGCGGCCATGCTCTACTTCGTGGTGCGTTACCGGCGTCGCAGCGCCGACGAACGCCCCGAGATGGTCGAGGAGAGCAAGATCGTAGAGATCTCCTGGGTTGTCATTCCCACCATTCTGGTGCTTATTGTATTCACGTGGGGCTTCAAGTCGTACGTAAACATGTACACCGCGCCCCCCAACGCCTACAATATTAAGGTGACGGCCTGGAGCTGGAAGTGGCGGTTTGAGTACCCAAACGGTACGCAGGTGATGGACACGCTCATTGTGCCTGCCAACCGGCCGGTTAAGCTGACAATGAGCAGCCAGGACGTCATCCACAGCTTTTTTGTGCCGGCGTTCCGCGTGAAGCACGACGTGCTGCCCAACCGCTACACGAGCCTCTGGTTTGAGGCGACCAAGCAAACCGGTGAAAGTGGATTCTACAACCTGTTTTGTACCGAGTACTGCGGCACCGGGCACTCCGCGATGATTGGCGGCGTAAAGGTGCTCTCGCAGGAGAACTTCCAGAAATGGCTGGAGAGCGGCGGCGGCAACTACGACGAGATGCCGCTGCCGGAATATGGCGAGGTGCTTTACACCCAGCAGGGCTGTCAGACGTGTCACAGCGTAGACGGTGCGCCCAAAGTGGGCCCGACGTGGAAAGGCTTGTATGGAAAGGATAACCATGAGATGGCCGATGGTACAACGTTAGAGGCCGACGCAAACTACTTGCGTGAGTCTATCCTAAATCCGGGAGCAAAAATTGTCGCGGGCTACAACAACATCATGCCCGCCTCATACGGCGGACTCAGCGAGCGCCAGCTCACAGCGCTGATCGAATACATGAAGACCTTGAGTGACAAAGAAGTATCCACAACCACGGCATCCCTCGCACGGTAA
- a CDS encoding SCO family protein, with amino-acid sequence MKKEFDGVGITRALGSDVPTDLTFQNASGETVTLDRYFDGTTPVILNLVYHNCPMLCGLMLNGVTQTLSKLKWTPGDQFRILTVSFNPRETPAIAQTKRTQYLQRLNRQGAEEGWHFLTGSKASIQALTQAVGFNYKWVPAEKEYAHPTALIFLSGTGTVTRYIYGLELPAGDVRKALVEASNGNVGNPVDQIAMYCFQFDPKANTYTADAFNIMKLGSGVTVLLLGLALFVFWRREKEDLQSYASSTP; translated from the coding sequence ATGAAGAAGGAGTTTGACGGTGTCGGTATCACGCGAGCCCTGGGCTCGGACGTGCCGACCGACCTGACTTTCCAAAATGCCAGCGGGGAGACCGTGACGCTTGATCGGTACTTCGATGGCACAACACCTGTTATACTGAACTTGGTGTACCACAACTGCCCCATGCTGTGCGGGCTGATGCTCAACGGGGTTACGCAAACGCTGAGCAAATTGAAGTGGACGCCGGGTGACCAATTTCGGATTTTGACGGTAAGCTTCAACCCCCGCGAGACGCCCGCGATTGCGCAAACGAAACGCACACAGTACCTGCAGCGCCTTAACCGGCAGGGGGCTGAAGAAGGCTGGCACTTTTTGACCGGTAGCAAGGCGTCTATCCAGGCGCTCACCCAAGCGGTCGGGTTTAACTACAAGTGGGTGCCTGCCGAAAAGGAATACGCCCATCCCACAGCGCTCATCTTTTTGAGCGGCACGGGAACGGTGACGCGGTACATTTACGGACTGGAGTTGCCCGCCGGCGACGTGCGTAAAGCACTTGTAGAGGCCTCCAACGGAAACGTGGGCAATCCCGTGGATCAGATTGCGATGTATTGCTTCCAGTTTGATCCGAAGGCCAATACGTACACGGCCGATGCCTTTAACATCATGAAGCTTGGAAGCGGCGTTACGGTGCTGCTCCTGGGCCTTGCGCTGTTCGTGTTTTGGCGGCGCGAAAAAGAAGATTTGCAGTCGTATGCGTCCTCGACGCCATAG
- a CDS encoding c-type cytochrome, translating to MHRLPLLLVLSLVVLAGCRGMQSEEPPVHPNLNMDIQQSFKPQEANPFFANNMAMRKPVPGTIARGLREANAPYHTGRTAAGQYVERVPFPVTKALVRRGQERYEIYCTVCHGGAGNGNGVIMTGDYGYTPAPTYHSERLRNVPDGYIYDVIANGVRNMPGYAQQIPVRDRWAIVTYIRALQQSQNATESELPASALAQIEQGGSANIDGQAGASAP from the coding sequence ATGCATCGCTTACCCCTACTTCTCGTGTTGAGCCTCGTTGTGCTTGCGGGCTGCCGTGGGATGCAATCGGAAGAACCTCCGGTGCACCCGAACCTGAATATGGACATTCAGCAGTCGTTTAAGCCGCAAGAAGCGAATCCATTCTTCGCCAACAACATGGCGATGCGTAAGCCCGTGCCCGGTACGATTGCGCGCGGGCTGCGGGAGGCCAACGCCCCCTACCATACCGGGCGTACCGCGGCCGGGCAGTACGTTGAACGCGTCCCGTTTCCGGTGACCAAAGCGCTGGTGCGGCGGGGGCAAGAGCGCTATGAGATTTACTGCACCGTGTGCCATGGGGGCGCGGGCAACGGCAACGGCGTCATTATGACCGGCGATTACGGCTACACCCCGGCGCCCACATATCATTCCGAGCGGCTGCGCAATGTACCGGACGGCTACATCTACGACGTGATCGCAAACGGCGTGCGCAACATGCCCGGCTACGCGCAGCAGATCCCGGTGCGCGACCGCTGGGCGATCGTCACGTACATCCGGGCCCTGCAGCAAAGCCAGAATGCAACCGAGAGCGAACTGCCCGCAAGCGCGCTTGCGCAAATCGAACAGGGCGGAAGCGCCAACATCGACGGGCAAGCCGGCGCCTCGGCCCCTTGA
- a CDS encoding DUF3341 domain-containing protein, whose product MLSELTREVKASMGIYEPVTDDVYGLLAEFKDPAALMHAAEAVREKGYAHFDAHSPFPIHGMDKAMGLGNSLVGYFAFGGGLTGCAVGYVLQWWTYAVDYPISVSGKPFFAVEPSVPIMFELTILFAAFGAVGGMLALNGLPRPYNPLFYSDRFKQATDDAFFIHIAASDPQFDADQTADELRAMGALAVELIKDDGTADA is encoded by the coding sequence ATGCTGAGTGAACTGACACGCGAAGTGAAGGCCTCGATGGGCATCTACGAGCCCGTCACCGACGACGTATACGGGCTCCTTGCGGAATTTAAAGATCCCGCGGCCCTGATGCACGCGGCGGAGGCCGTGCGCGAGAAGGGCTACGCCCACTTCGATGCCCACAGTCCGTTTCCCATTCATGGCATGGACAAGGCCATGGGGCTCGGGAACTCCTTGGTTGGGTACTTTGCCTTTGGTGGCGGGCTTACCGGCTGCGCCGTGGGGTACGTCTTGCAGTGGTGGACGTACGCCGTAGACTACCCGATTAGCGTGAGCGGCAAGCCGTTCTTTGCGGTGGAGCCCTCGGTGCCCATTATGTTCGAGCTCACGATTCTGTTTGCGGCGTTTGGCGCGGTGGGCGGCATGTTGGCGCTCAACGGGCTGCCCCGGCCGTACAACCCGCTCTTTTACTCCGATCGCTTCAAGCAAGCGACCGACGACGCCTTCTTTATACACATTGCGGCGAGCGACCCGCAGTTCGATGCCGACCAGACGGCCGACGAGCTTCGCGCCATGGGGGCGCTCGCTGTAGAGCTCATCAAGGACGATGGAACGGCCGATGCTTAG
- the nrfD gene encoding NrfD/PsrC family molybdoenzyme membrane anchor subunit translates to MIGKLSFHELTERVAGHTEKQTPLAWYGAFTVAVSMLGLLAVCLAYQIWNGVGVWGNNQPVGWGWPIVNFVWWVGIGHAGTLISAILFLFRQGWRTSINRSAEAMTLFAVMCAGIFPAVHVGRVWVVYWMFPIPNQMEMWPQFKSPLLWDVFAVSSYFTVSLVFWYVGLIPDLATLRDRAKGLRAKVLAFFSLGWTGANRHWRNYEKAYLLLAGLATPLVLSVHSVVSFDFAVAVLPGWHTTIFPPYFVAGAIFSGFAMVVTLLVIARKIYNLEDIITKNHLEKMNIIILVTGTLVGFAYITEFFMAWYSGVEYEQYAFLNRALGPYAWAYWIMMSCNLISPQIFWFKKMRRSIPVMFTLSIVVNIGMWFERFVITVTSLHRDFLPSSWGYYTPTWIDIGTYVGSFGLFFTMFLLFLRFVPMVALAEVKAVTPEADPHAHDEGDGRATTDVPYVQPAQEYSAYRSADDDPATT, encoded by the coding sequence CTGATTGGCAAGCTCTCGTTTCATGAACTGACCGAACGCGTTGCCGGTCATACGGAGAAGCAAACGCCGCTGGCGTGGTACGGCGCCTTTACGGTGGCCGTGTCTATGCTGGGGCTGCTGGCCGTATGCCTGGCCTACCAGATTTGGAATGGCGTCGGCGTGTGGGGCAACAACCAGCCGGTAGGTTGGGGCTGGCCCATCGTCAACTTTGTGTGGTGGGTGGGCATTGGCCACGCCGGCACACTGATTTCTGCTATTTTATTTCTGTTCCGGCAGGGCTGGCGTACGTCCATCAACCGCTCGGCGGAGGCCATGACCTTGTTTGCAGTGATGTGTGCGGGCATCTTTCCGGCCGTACACGTGGGCCGCGTATGGGTGGTGTACTGGATGTTTCCCATCCCCAACCAGATGGAGATGTGGCCGCAGTTTAAGAGCCCGCTGCTGTGGGATGTCTTTGCGGTGTCCAGCTACTTTACCGTGTCGCTCGTCTTTTGGTACGTAGGCCTCATCCCCGACCTTGCAACGCTGCGCGACCGCGCCAAGGGCCTGCGCGCGAAGGTGCTGGCGTTCTTTTCGCTGGGCTGGACCGGGGCCAACCGCCACTGGCGCAACTACGAGAAAGCGTATCTCTTGCTCGCGGGCCTCGCTACGCCGCTCGTGCTTTCCGTGCACTCGGTGGTGTCGTTCGACTTTGCGGTAGCCGTGCTGCCGGGCTGGCACACCACCATCTTTCCGCCCTACTTTGTGGCCGGCGCTATCTTCTCGGGCTTTGCCATGGTGGTGACGCTGCTCGTCATTGCGCGCAAGATCTACAACCTGGAGGACATCATCACGAAGAATCACCTGGAGAAGATGAACATCATCATCCTGGTGACCGGCACGCTGGTGGGCTTTGCCTACATCACGGAGTTCTTCATGGCGTGGTACTCGGGCGTCGAGTACGAGCAGTACGCCTTCCTAAACCGTGCGCTAGGACCGTATGCGTGGGCCTACTGGATCATGATGAGCTGCAACCTGATCTCGCCCCAAATCTTCTGGTTTAAGAAGATGCGCCGCTCCATTCCGGTGATGTTTACGCTGTCGATTGTGGTAAACATTGGCATGTGGTTCGAGCGGTTTGTGATTACGGTAACTTCGCTGCACCGCGACTTCCTGCCCAGCTCGTGGGGATACTACACGCCCACGTGGATCGACATTGGGACGTACGTCGGGTCGTTTGGGCTCTTCTTTACGATGTTCTTGCTGTTCCTCCGGTTTGTGCCCATGGTGGCGCTGGCCGAGGTGAAGGCCGTTACGCCCGAAGCCGATCCGCATGCGCACGACGAAGGCGATGGCCGCGCCACAACCGACGTGCCGTACGTGCAGCCGGCTCAAGAGTACAGCGCCTACCGCTCGGCCGACGACGATCCCGCGACGACGTAA
- a CDS encoding Fe-S cluster-containing hydrogenase, whose protein sequence is MIELDVIDAKAADTDSDGLRFWRSTPERSQSSLMASGDGAAPEFGEGMSEPPSGASRRQFLQLMGAAMAMAGLTACRRPVQKILPYAEKPEEIIPGVPQRYATGMPFRGTLRPLLVESHEGRPTKVEGNKRHPSSQGSTSPFEQASVLNLYDPDRSQRLLREGSEASWDDFVSFARELSTQAGTVAVLAEPNSSPTMAALREQLDARFDTVQWIPYAAAGNDNRRLGMQQAFGRPLRPRYALDAADVIVSLDDDFLDGRAADYLHNSRTFAQGRELDGPEDEMSRLYAIESTFSVTGGMADHRLPMKASAIGAFAAALARELGLDASGGDGLDDKQQIYAREIARDLAAAGPNAVVMAGEEQPPAVHALAMAINGQLGSIGTTVELLETGESSRPAQDEALAALVDDMNAGAVDALFMLGVNPVYSTPSALGFEEALTRVPSVVHTGLHVDESARAAHWHIPQAHYLEAWGDGRAYDGTLSVVQPLIAPLYDDAKSPLEVLNLVATGTDVTGYDLVRQQWRQQLDAADFESAWRTALHDGFVAGSQYPAASVAAPAPPALATGASDGMEVVFRLDPKVLDGRFSNNAWMQELPDPTTKIVWDNVATMSQATAEKLNVSAEYSEGNFYSDTVAITIEGESVELPVWVQPGMPDDTVLVTLGYGRYLATNRPERHTNFFDTDDYTDIYSDGPIAGDWAGGTREYTVGRNVSPLRPSGRRFATGATVEKTDAAPYMIATTQEEGSMMGRPIARWATLDEYRENPEFVEDMGPPVPGEEGETFESYPTLWQDDHPSESRAYKDNPYHDNQWGMVIDLNTCTGCNACVVACTAENNVQVVGKEEVSRGRHMYWMRTDRYYVSDGTNDDNPEMLMQPVLCQHCENAPCESVCPVAATVHSPDGMNQMIYNRCIGTRYCANNCPYKVRRFNFYNWTKTLPLSLQMQQNPDVTMRFRGVMEKCSFCVQRIRDGQRQADNEQRDLRPNEIETACQEACPTNAITFGDLNNEDSAVVQKRKNSRRYQLLGYLNTKPRVSYLGRVRNVNDRLVQALDALAA, encoded by the coding sequence ATGATTGAGCTTGACGTAATTGATGCAAAAGCCGCCGACACCGACAGCGATGGGCTGCGGTTTTGGCGGAGCACGCCCGAGCGCTCGCAGTCGTCCTTGATGGCGTCGGGCGATGGGGCGGCGCCCGAGTTTGGCGAAGGCATGAGCGAGCCGCCGAGCGGCGCATCACGCCGTCAGTTTCTGCAACTGATGGGGGCTGCGATGGCGATGGCCGGGCTCACGGCGTGCCGCCGCCCGGTGCAAAAGATTCTGCCGTACGCCGAGAAGCCGGAAGAAATCATTCCGGGTGTGCCGCAGCGCTATGCTACGGGCATGCCGTTTCGGGGCACCCTGCGCCCGCTGCTTGTGGAGTCGCACGAGGGACGCCCAACCAAGGTGGAGGGCAACAAGCGGCACCCAAGCAGTCAGGGCAGCACGAGTCCGTTTGAGCAGGCATCGGTGCTCAACCTGTACGACCCGGATCGCTCGCAGCGCCTGCTGCGGGAAGGCTCTGAGGCCTCGTGGGACGACTTCGTTTCATTCGCACGTGAGCTTAGCACGCAGGCTGGCACCGTAGCCGTACTGGCGGAGCCGAACAGCTCCCCCACGATGGCCGCGCTTCGCGAGCAGCTGGATGCACGCTTCGATACGGTGCAATGGATTCCGTACGCGGCCGCGGGCAACGACAACCGGCGGCTGGGCATGCAGCAAGCGTTCGGGCGCCCCCTCCGCCCGCGCTACGCGCTGGATGCGGCCGATGTTATTGTGAGCCTCGACGACGACTTTCTGGACGGCCGCGCTGCCGACTATCTGCACAACAGCCGCACCTTCGCCCAGGGCCGCGAACTGGACGGGCCCGAGGACGAGATGAGCCGGCTGTATGCCATCGAAAGCACGTTCTCGGTAACGGGCGGCATGGCCGATCATCGCCTGCCGATGAAGGCGAGCGCCATTGGCGCGTTTGCTGCTGCGCTGGCGCGCGAGCTGGGCCTGGATGCTTCGGGCGGGGACGGGCTCGATGACAAGCAACAGATTTATGCCCGCGAGATTGCCCGCGACCTTGCCGCGGCGGGCCCCAACGCGGTGGTGATGGCTGGCGAAGAGCAGCCGCCCGCCGTGCATGCCCTTGCCATGGCCATCAATGGGCAGCTTGGCAGCATCGGCACGACGGTTGAGCTACTGGAGACCGGCGAATCCTCGCGGCCCGCGCAAGACGAGGCGCTGGCGGCGCTGGTTGACGACATGAACGCCGGCGCGGTGGATGCGCTCTTTATGCTGGGCGTCAACCCGGTATACAGCACGCCATCGGCGCTGGGCTTTGAAGAGGCCCTTACGCGCGTCCCGTCCGTTGTGCACACCGGATTGCACGTCGACGAGTCGGCACGCGCGGCGCACTGGCACATCCCGCAGGCCCACTACCTGGAAGCCTGGGGCGACGGCCGCGCCTACGACGGCACGCTCTCGGTTGTACAGCCGCTCATCGCGCCGCTCTACGACGACGCCAAGTCGCCGCTTGAGGTGCTCAACCTTGTCGCCACCGGCACCGACGTAACGGGCTACGACCTCGTGCGGCAGCAATGGCGGCAGCAGCTCGACGCCGCCGACTTCGAGTCGGCCTGGCGCACGGCCCTCCACGACGGCTTCGTGGCCGGCTCGCAGTACCCGGCGGCCAGCGTGGCGGCTCCGGCGCCGCCTGCCCTTGCAACGGGCGCGAGCGACGGGATGGAGGTGGTCTTCCGGCTCGATCCGAAGGTCCTCGACGGTCGCTTTTCCAACAATGCCTGGATGCAAGAGCTGCCCGACCCCACCACAAAAATTGTGTGGGATAACGTGGCCACCATGAGCCAGGCCACCGCCGAGAAGCTGAACGTTTCGGCGGAATACTCCGAAGGCAACTTTTACTCCGACACGGTCGCCATCACCATCGAAGGCGAATCCGTAGAGCTTCCGGTGTGGGTGCAGCCCGGCATGCCCGACGACACCGTGCTGGTGACGCTCGGCTACGGGCGCTACCTTGCCACCAACCGCCCCGAGCGGCACACCAACTTCTTTGACACCGACGACTACACCGACATTTACAGCGACGGCCCCATTGCCGGCGACTGGGCCGGGGGCACCCGTGAGTACACCGTGGGCCGCAACGTCTCGCCCCTGCGCCCGTCCGGCCGTCGTTTTGCGACCGGCGCGACGGTAGAGAAGACGGACGCCGCGCCGTACATGATTGCCACCACGCAAGAGGAAGGCTCCATGATGGGCCGCCCGATTGCCCGGTGGGCCACGCTCGATGAGTACCGCGAAAACCCCGAATTTGTGGAAGACATGGGGCCGCCGGTGCCGGGCGAAGAAGGCGAGACGTTCGAGTCGTATCCCACCCTGTGGCAAGACGACCATCCGTCCGAGTCGCGTGCCTACAAGGACAATCCCTACCACGACAACCAGTGGGGGATGGTGATCGACCTGAACACCTGCACGGGGTGCAACGCCTGCGTTGTGGCGTGTACGGCCGAAAACAACGTGCAGGTGGTGGGCAAGGAAGAGGTGAGCCGCGGGCGTCACATGTACTGGATGCGCACCGACCGGTATTACGTGAGCGACGGGACGAACGACGACAACCCGGAGATGCTCATGCAGCCGGTGCTATGCCAGCATTGCGAGAACGCCCCCTGCGAATCGGTCTGTCCGGTTGCCGCAACGGTGCACTCGCCCGACGGCATGAACCAGATGATTTACAACCGCTGCATCGGCACGCGGTACTGCGCCAACAACTGCCCATACAAGGTCCGGCGCTTCAACTTTTACAACTGGACGAAGACCTTGCCGCTGTCGCTGCAAATGCAGCAGAACCCGGACGTTACGATGCGCTTCCGCGGCGTGATGGAGAAATGCTCCTTCTGCGTGCAGCGCATCCGCGATGGGCAGCGCCAAGCCGATAACGAGCAGCGCGACCTGCGGCCGAACGAAATTGAGACGGCGTGCCAGGAGGCATGCCCCACCAACGCGATCACCTTTGGCGACCTCAACAACGAGGACAGCGCCGTGGTGCAGAAGCGCAAAAACAGCCGCCGGTATCAACTGCTGGGGTACCTGAACACCAAGCCGCGCGTGTCCTACCTTGGACGCGTGCGCAACGTGAATGATCGCCTCGTGCAAGCGCTCGATGCGCTGGCAGCATAA